GTTGATAGAAGTTGTTCAGTTCGTCAAGTACGCTGAAGAACTAGTGGTAGTCGGCCTGCTACTTGGTATCGGCGGATTTGCGTGGTTGTTCCTGAAGGCGCTGGCGCACTCTACGTCAGCGTAGGTAGAGCGCGTTCCGTTTCGCTTGGCGTACTGTCACGGAAAACATAAATCATTTACAGCGTACCCAGCAGTTGTGGAGGATTCGACGGTCATTTACATCGCATCCATCGGAAGCATCTGTTCGTCAGCGATGGGTACCACGTGTCTGGTTACGGGTGCCACCTCGACGGCATCGAGTGTGGCACTGCTACTCGCCGGACTCACGTCGGCAGTGTATCCGTTGATGTCACTTTCACAGTAGTTGCGCCAGTTCTCGAACTGGCGGTGCGCAGAATTCCCCGCCGCGCTACAGGTTGGGTTCGTACCCCGCTTTGCGCGCTTTTTCGAGGATGGAGTCGATGACGGGGGATTTCTTCCGGGTGTACTCTTCGGCGTCGCAGGAGTGCTCCTCTGCGGCGGCCCGTTTGACCCTCGCGTACTCGTCTCGTGCTTGCGGATGGTCGCGAAGGTACTCTCGAAGGAGAAGGTTGTTCTGCAGGCTTTCCGAGTCCTGTGGTCGGACGTGAACGTTGAAGTGCTGGTCGTCCGCGGCGACTCGGCCGAGTTCTATCCACTCGTCGCCCCTGTCTTTGTCGCTCAGATAGTAGCCAGACTCGTGCAATAGTTCCGCACATCTCCGGCCCTCGTCCATGTCCGAAACGACCGGACAGATGTCTACGATGGGCTTGGCCGCGAGTCCCGGTACGGCGGTACTACCGATATGCTCGACGCGGAGTACGTGGTCGCCGAGTATCGTCTCCATTCGAGCGGCCTCCTGCTCGAACCGGACCGGCCACTCGGGGTCGTACTCTACGATTTCAATCTCCACGTCGCTCATTGATAACTTGACTTGTATTTCACGCACGGTTATAGTTTGTCCGCTCTCGCTACCGCTCGGTCCGCCCGTCTAAGTCGGAGACTACCGGTTCGCGAACGACTCGACGCCACTCGCTACCGCAAACGCCCTTTCGACTACCCATCAATAATCGTCCGTCGGACCAACCGAACGGGTAGGACTTCCGAAAGGGAACGGACGCTCACGTCCTTTAGACGTGAGCGTCCGGGGGCTTTCGAGGCGGTCACAGTTGCAGTAATCCTCGCGGTACGAAGCGGCCGAAATCACGTTGACTTCTGCGGTTCATTGCGAGCGGCCAGCGTATTTCGAATCGACTGTACTCCATCACACCAAACCCACCACTCATCTCGTCCCTGCAAGCCTTGCCGTAACTGGCGGTTATAAAATCTTGCGAGAATATGCGTATAACACATGACCAGCGACGAGCCACGCTTCGACACTCGCAGTCTCCACGCGGGCCACGGGGCCGACCCCGCGACGGGGGCGCGGGCACCGCCACTGTACCAGACCACCTCCTACGAGTTCGAAGACGCCGACCACGCCGCGGACCTCTACGCCCTCGACGCGGAGGGCGACATCTACTCTCGCATCTCGAATCCGACGACGCGCGCGCTCGAAGAGCGCCTCGCCTCCATCGAAGGAGGGACCGGTGCAGTCGCCACCGCCAGCGGAATGGCCGCGCTCGACTCGCTGACGCTCGTCCTCGCCGACCAAGGAAGCAACGTCGTCTGTTCGACCGACACCTACGGCGGGACGACCTCCTACCTCTCGAAGACCGCCAGCAAACGCGGCATCGAAGCCCGGTTCGTGGAGACGCTCGATTACGAAGCCTACGAGGAGGCAATCGACGAAGACACTGCGTACGTCCACGTCGAAACCGTGGGGAATCCCTCGCTCGTCACGCCGGATTTGGAGCGCGTGGCCGACGTCGCCCACGAGGCGGGCACGCCGCTCGTCGTGGACAACACCTTCGCCACGCCCGCGCTCTGTAAGCCGCTGGAACACGGCGCGGACGTAGTCTGGGAGTCCACGACGAAGTGGCTCCACGGGAGCGGGACCACAGTCGGCGGCGTGCTGGTCGATGGCGGCAATTTCGACTGGGAGGCACACGAAGACGACTACCCGGAACTCGCGGGCGTGAATCCGGCGTACCACGATACCGACTTCTCGCGAGACTTCGCGGACGCCCCGCTGGCGTCTGCGGTACGATTCCGCGCGCTCCGGAGTCTGGGCAACCAGCAGTCACCCTTCGACGCGTGGCAGACCTTGCAGGGCCTCGAAACGCTGCCCCTCCGAATGGAGCGCCACTGCGAGAACGCCGCAATTGTCGCCGAATATCTCGCCGACCACGACGACGTGGCGTGGGTTTCCTATCCGGGGTTGGAGGACCACGAGACCCACGAGAACGCGGTCGAATATCTGGATGGAGGGTATGGAGGGATGATAGCCTTCGGTCTCGAAGCCGGATTTGAAGGTGGCAAGGCGTTCTGCGAGAACGTCGAGTTGGCGAGTTTCTTGGCGAACATCGGGGACGCGAAGACGCTCGTGATTCACCCCGCGAGTACGACCCACGCCCAGTTGTCCGCCGAGGAACAGCGTGCCGCAGGCGTCTCACCGGACCTCGTTCGGTTCTCTGTCGGCATCGAGGACCCGGCGGACCTGCTGGCCGACGTGGAACAGGCGATAGCTAGTACAACATGAACCGGACCTGTGACACCGCCGAGTTGGGCGAGTTCGAGTTCGAGTGCGGCAGACGAATCCCGCTCGAAGTCGCCTACGAGACCTACGGCGAGTACGACGGCAACAACGCGGTCCTGATTTGCCACGCGCTGACCGGAAGCGCGCACGTGACGGGGTCCGCTCGAAACGAAGACACCGACGGACAGGCCGCCGCGTGGTGGAGTGACGTGGTCGGTCCCGGCAAGGCCATCGACACCCGTGAGTACTTCGTGATTTGCGCGAACGTCCCCGGCTCGTGCTACGGCAGTTCCGGCCCGGCCAGCTTCGACCCCGAAACCGGCGAC
The sequence above is a segment of the Halorussus halophilus genome. Coding sequences within it:
- a CDS encoding O-acetylhomoserine aminocarboxypropyltransferase/cysteine synthase family protein; translation: MTSDEPRFDTRSLHAGHGADPATGARAPPLYQTTSYEFEDADHAADLYALDAEGDIYSRISNPTTRALEERLASIEGGTGAVATASGMAALDSLTLVLADQGSNVVCSTDTYGGTTSYLSKTASKRGIEARFVETLDYEAYEEAIDEDTAYVHVETVGNPSLVTPDLERVADVAHEAGTPLVVDNTFATPALCKPLEHGADVVWESTTKWLHGSGTTVGGVLVDGGNFDWEAHEDDYPELAGVNPAYHDTDFSRDFADAPLASAVRFRALRSLGNQQSPFDAWQTLQGLETLPLRMERHCENAAIVAEYLADHDDVAWVSYPGLEDHETHENAVEYLDGGYGGMIAFGLEAGFEGGKAFCENVELASFLANIGDAKTLVIHPASTTHAQLSAEEQRAAGVSPDLVRFSVGIEDPADLLADVEQAIASTT
- a CDS encoding GrpB family protein, whose product is MSDVEIEIVEYDPEWPVRFEQEAARMETILGDHVLRVEHIGSTAVPGLAAKPIVDICPVVSDMDEGRRCAELLHESGYYLSDKDRGDEWIELGRVAADDQHFNVHVRPQDSESLQNNLLLREYLRDHPQARDEYARVKRAAAEEHSCDAEEYTRKKSPVIDSILEKARKAGYEPNL